Part of the Dethiosulfovibrio russensis genome is shown below.
TCCGAGTTTATCTTCTTTGCCGATTCCCTCATGTCGCGAACGGCCTCCTCGGTCTGACGGGTAAGTCCGTTGGAGTTCGACACCCCTTCCGCTACCGTTATCGCCTGGTTTTTGATGTCGACGAAGATCCTCTCTATATTCTGCGTAGCCGGTGCGATTTTCCCCGCTTCTCCGTGGACCTTTTCGGCGAGCTTCCCTACTTCGCCGGCCACAACGGCGAAGCCCTGTCCCGATGCTCCGGCATGAGCGGCCTCTATCGTGGCGTTCAGGGCCAGCATATTGGTCTGTATCGAGGTGGCGTTGATCGCCTTGGCTATAGGGGCGAAAGTAGTCAGAATATCGTTCGCCTGGGTCGTCCTCTCGTCCAGTTCGGCGCAGGCGATCTCGTTCTTTTTCAGCAGATCCGTCAATGAGGTCATCATCTCGTTGACCCTGTCCATGTTCTTCTCCAACGCGGCGGTGTGTCTAGCCACCTCTTCGGCCATGGCAAGGTTTTTTTCCATTTTGTCCTCTATCTCTTTTTTAGCCTCGTTGGCCTCTCTGCTTTTCTCGTCCGCCTTGGCGTCGGAGTTGGCTTTTTCCGTCTCTACCAGCTTTTTCGTTTCGTTCAGGTCGGCGACCATGTAGTGGAGGCAGTTTCCCGGTTTGTTCAATCCGTTGAATATGGCTATGGCCATCTTTTCGCAGGAGCCGTAGCCGCAGGCGCCGCAGTCGTATATATCCTCAGGGGAACTCTTGCCCATCGATAGGTAGACCTCTTTGAGCTCGTCTTCCGACGGTATGCGAATTTTAGATAGCGCCGACCTGTCTAGGTAGCTTCTTTCGTAAAGGCCTGCTTTCCAGCGCTGGTTTATGGATTTTTTCAATTTCAATTTTTTAAAGCCTGAAAATCCGCTCCCGTGAAGCTTTTCGGCCTTCTCTTTTCGTCTGTGAACCCTGTTCTCCACCTCGTCGATAGTGAGGTCCGTTTTAGGTGTGCCGGGGCCTCCGTTGCATCCCAGGGCGCAGCTGAGGCAGTCCACCATCAGGGGAGCCTCCCCTCGATCTATGGCGGATTTTAGCCGTGACAGATAGGGGTACACCGCCTCCGGTCCCTCTATCTTTCTCGTCCTCTCCCCTATTCCAGGAACCTCTCTCTCCGCCGTCTTCATAAGCCCTCCCGGAACGGGGAACAGCACAGCTCTCTCCGCCGGTGGGGTGTCGTAAGGGATCTTCGGAAAGGAACCCAGGTCGGTCTCGTTCACGTCGAGATATCTTTTTATGCTGTTGAAGGTCACGTTATAGTCTCCCATCCCAGTCTCATCGAACTCCCTTTTTTTCGCCAGACAGGGGGAGATTGCCGCTATTTTATGTCCTCTATACCGGGGGTAGAAGTGTCCTATCATCTTTATGGTGTGGAGCATGGGGCTGTCCGCCGGGGCCAGGTAGGGAATCAGCTCGGGATGATAGATCTCCACGAAGGATACTATGGCGGGACATGGCTGAGAGATGATCGTTTTCGGGTGATCTCTCCTGATGTGTTCCACGTAGCTTTTAACGGTAAGTTCCGCTCCGAAGCTGACGTCGAAGATCCCATCCACGCCGATCGATCTAAGCCATCCGTTGAGCCCATCGACGTCGTTTCCGAAAACGGCGGATACCGCCGGAGCTACTATCGCTACGACCTTCTCTCCATGACGGCAGGCTTCCATGAAATTATCGAAATCGTCCATTCCGTATCTGGCCCCTTGAGGACATGCCTGAATACACTTCCCGCAGGCGATGCACATATGGTGATTTATGGATACGTGGTCTCCACTGCCGTCGTTGCAGAATTTTACTGGACAGGCCGCTATACACGCATGGCAGTTGTTGCATCTATCGATGTCTATCCCTATTACCTGAGCCATGTGTTCGGATTTCCCTTCATTTTTTTCGTTCGACAACGAAAATCCCTCCCTCTTGGTTTTTCTGCCAGCTGCCATGTCGACGACCTTGAGAAAGCTGTAACGAGTGCCCCTTATAGGATATAGCTTATTTTGGGTTTGAAATATACGCATGGGGATAAGTCTCTAAATAGAGACTTGTTTTTTTATTCTGTCTATCGCTCTATTTCTTGTCTGTCTGCTACTAGCTGCTATAATCTGCTCAAGGAGGTGTTCCCATGGGAGACAGGAGAGACCGTCTCGACGCCTTGGCCGGTATCCTCAGAGGTTCGGAGGGACCGGTCAGCGGAGTAGAGCTGGCGGAGCGTTTGGGGGTCAGTCGTCAGGCCATAGTTCAGGACATAGCCACCCTTAGGGAGAAGGGGCTTCCGATAGTGGCAACGTCCCGAGGGTATAGGGAGGAGCGCCGTCCTCCCTCTTTCAGAAGGAGTTTCGCCGTCTGTCATCAGGCAGATCAGATATACCGTGAGCTTTCATTGGTAGTCTCCATGGGAGGGAGGGTCCTGGACGTCTTCATAGACCACCCTATATACGGTGAGCTGCGGGGCAACGTGGACGTGGGATCTCAGGAGGACGTGGACCGATTTCTGACCTTGATGGAGACAACCGGTCGACATCCTCTGCTCTCTCTTTCCGAGGGGTTCCACCTTCACACCGTGGAGGCCCCGAGCGAGAAGATACTACAGGATATCGAGGAGGGACTGAGAAACGCCGGGTTTCTCGTGAGCTTCTAGTTTTTCGAACGATTCGATTACCCAGAAGGAAGTGTTGGTAATATGAGAAAAAAGGAAAGGCTTTGGTTGATGTGGATGGCGGTCGTTACAGTGCTGGACGTGGCCCTTCCCTTCGGCGTCTTGAGGGAAAGCGGGTCTTTTAGAGGGGCTTTCTCCGTTTGGCTCGTGTTGACCCTGGCGGTCGTCCTCTCCGGAGCGATCTACACCGGTTCCTGGGGAACCGAGAGGAGGCCCTAGCCATGTCGGGAGTAATGCTGTCTTCCGGAATAGCCCTGTGGTTTCTTCTGGGGTCTCTGATCTCCTGGCAGGCCCGTCGGAGGAGCGGAAGCGGCCTTTCCGATTATTTTCTGGCGAATCGAGCGGTAGGTGGTTTCGTATCGGCCCTGACCTACAGCGCCACCACCTACAGCGCCTTCATGATGGTCGGCCTAGTGGGGCTCACCTACAGGACCGGCGTGGCCGCTCTGGGTTTCGAGTTCACCTATCTGATCTTCACCGTGCTGCTGCTGGTCCTCTTCGCCCCCAGATACTGGGCTGCGGGACGGGCCTTCGATCTGGTAAGCCCTACCGAGCTTCTGTCGTTCCGTTACG
Proteins encoded:
- a CDS encoding [Fe-Fe] hydrogenase large subunit C-terminal domain-containing protein; translation: MSNEKNEGKSEHMAQVIGIDIDRCNNCHACIAACPVKFCNDGSGDHVSINHHMCIACGKCIQACPQGARYGMDDFDNFMEACRHGEKVVAIVAPAVSAVFGNDVDGLNGWLRSIGVDGIFDVSFGAELTVKSYVEHIRRDHPKTIISQPCPAIVSFVEIYHPELIPYLAPADSPMLHTIKMIGHFYPRYRGHKIAAISPCLAKKREFDETGMGDYNVTFNSIKRYLDVNETDLGSFPKIPYDTPPAERAVLFPVPGGLMKTAEREVPGIGERTRKIEGPEAVYPYLSRLKSAIDRGEAPLMVDCLSCALGCNGGPGTPKTDLTIDEVENRVHRRKEKAEKLHGSGFSGFKKLKLKKSINQRWKAGLYERSYLDRSALSKIRIPSEDELKEVYLSMGKSSPEDIYDCGACGYGSCEKMAIAIFNGLNKPGNCLHYMVADLNETKKLVETEKANSDAKADEKSREANEAKKEIEDKMEKNLAMAEEVARHTAALEKNMDRVNEMMTSLTDLLKKNEIACAELDERTTQANDILTTFAPIAKAINATSIQTNMLALNATIEAAHAGASGQGFAVVAGEVGKLAEKVHGEAGKIAPATQNIERIFVDIKNQAITVAEGVSNSNGLTRQTEEAVRDMRESAKKINSEIEELCR
- a CDS encoding transcription repressor NadR, whose translation is MGDRRDRLDALAGILRGSEGPVSGVELAERLGVSRQAIVQDIATLREKGLPIVATSRGYREERRPPSFRRSFAVCHQADQIYRELSLVVSMGGRVLDVFIDHPIYGELRGNVDVGSQEDVDRFLTLMETTGRHPLLSLSEGFHLHTVEAPSEKILQDIEEGLRNAGFLVSF